In the Desulfitobacterium hafniense DCB-2 genome, CCTCGGCAAGCTCACTGGCTAATTTAACCCGGGCAAAGGCTTCCTGGCGATTGGGATTATATTCGGCACCAAAGCCTTCCTGCCAGTAGCCCATTATCCGTTGAGCCAAGGCTCTTTGGGCTTCAGCAGGATGGACAATATAGTAGCGTTTCACTCCGTATGTGGTAGTGCTGCGAGCGATATCGTGAATGTCCAGATTGGTGATGGAGGTGGCGATGGTTTCCATATTTTTATTGTAGACCGGTGCATGAAGCAATGCCACATACAGATCCCCCATAATGGCTCCTCCTTATCGGCGTTTTTTGGGCTTAGGCCTTAAATGTTCCCAGCGTGAGCGCTCTTGTGCCAGCTCAGGATGTTCTTGAATCAGTTCTTCCAATAAATTGAAATCGCTCGCTTGAAATTCAACCTTAGCGAACAAATCAGGACGCTTTAAGAAAGTACGGCGCAGGGATTCCTTTCTGCGCCACTCTTCAATACGCCGGTGATGGCCGGATAAAAGAACATCCGGTACCTCCATCCCCTCAAATACAGGGGGACGGGTATAGTGAGGGTATTCCAAAAGCCCTCCGCTATGAGAATCTTCCTCAGCGGAGGCTTTTTCTCCCAGAACACCGGGCAATAAACGAGCTACGGCATCCATCATCACCATGGCTGCCAGCTCTCCTCCGGTAAGAACAAAATCCCCTAAAGACACTTCTTCATCAGCAAGACTGCGGGTGCGTTCGTCAAAGCCTTCATAGTGACCGCAAATAAAGACCAGTTCATCCCAGCGGCTCCATTCTTCGGCCTTCCGCTGTTGAAACACTTCCCCTTGAGGAGAAAGCAGCACAATCCGCCGCCGGCCAGGGCTGGGCGGCAAGTCCCGCAGTGCCGCAAAGAGGGGCTCAGGTTTGAGTACCATGCCCGCTCCTCCCCCATAAGGAACATCATCCACATTCTTATGCTTGCTGGCAGCGTAATCCCGGAAATTAATTAAACTTACCTCAATGAGCTGTGCTGCTTGAGCCCGTTTTAAAATACTCTCATGAACGGGGGCAAACATCTCCGGAAACAGGGTTAATACAGTGAACTTCATCATCGTAGTTCTTCACCATCGATGAGTCCAGGGGGCAGCTCCACATCCATCCGCTTCCCGGCTACATCCACATGCTTCACCACTGTCTTCAAAGCCGGCACACAGATCTCCCCTTGATCCCCCTTGACCAGATAGACATCATTGGCCCCCGTCTGTATCACCTGAGCCAAAGTCCCCAGTAGCACATCTCCTTCATAGACCTGCATGCCCTCCAGTTCGAAGTAATACCAGCCTTCCTTAAGCGGCGGGACCTGGTCCCGATCCGCTTTGACCGCCCATCCTCTGATGGCTTCCGCCTCATCTCTGGTATTAATCCCTTCCAAAGTCAGATACACTTCCGATTGATGGACATTGGCATGAAGAACCTTAAGGCGACGCTGTTCCTGATTCTGCACCAGGATCACTTCCTTAAGCTTTCGGAACCGCTTGGGATTATCTGTAATGGGATAGACTTTGATTTCCCCCTGGACTCCATGGGGCTTTATGACTTCACCGATTAAGACCTCATCCATAGAACATTGCTCCTTTTTTGAGGAAAGTACTTTAAAATGCCCGCGAGCTGATTCTCCAGGATTTTGCTTTACGTCGTTCGCTCCATAAGCTGCGCGGACAAAACTAACGCTCAAGCCCTCCGCTCCGTCGGGTGCCCGGCCAAATCGCTCCTGCTCAATGGCCGGTTGGAAACGTCCTGTTTCCAACCCGACTCCGCTGCGGGCTTTTCGCGAAGTTTTGTTTCCGCTCGCTTAAATTCGCTCACATCTGTAAAGCAAAATCCTTGGGCTGCTTCTCGGGATTGAGTGGGCAGGGCGTTGTAGGTTCTTAGCTTAGTCTGCTTTCCTGCCTGAGCAGGTGTTATCGG is a window encoding:
- the trmD gene encoding tRNA (guanosine(37)-N1)-methyltransferase TrmD; translated protein: MMKFTVLTLFPEMFAPVHESILKRAQAAQLIEVSLINFRDYAASKHKNVDDVPYGGGAGMVLKPEPLFAALRDLPPSPGRRRIVLLSPQGEVFQQRKAEEWSRWDELVFICGHYEGFDERTRSLADEEVSLGDFVLTGGELAAMVMMDAVARLLPGVLGEKASAEEDSHSGGLLEYPHYTRPPVFEGMEVPDVLLSGHHRRIEEWRRKESLRRTFLKRPDLFAKVEFQASDFNLLEELIQEHPELAQERSRWEHLRPKPKKRR
- the rimM gene encoding ribosome maturation factor RimM (Essential for efficient processing of 16S rRNA); the protein is MDEVLIGEVIKPHGVQGEIKVYPITDNPKRFRKLKEVILVQNQEQRRLKVLHANVHQSEVYLTLEGINTRDEAEAIRGWAVKADRDQVPPLKEGWYYFELEGMQVYEGDVLLGTLAQVIQTGANDVYLVKGDQGEICVPALKTVVKHVDVAGKRMDVELPPGLIDGEELR